In one window of Bemisia tabaci chromosome 6, PGI_BMITA_v3 DNA:
- the LOC109030519 gene encoding uncharacterized protein, whose amino-acid sequence MFQCHSLQSAKQTHEAEILFRSSLKIDTDGRFMVKLPLKDSPAILGDSYGSALRRLFSLERKLSIHPQLRKQYNEFMHEYLELGHMSPVHSDQGENLPTYYIPHHCVFNESSLTTKCRVVFDASAPSSNGISLNSILHVGPKIQHDIFDLLIRFRRFAVAVTADVTKMYRQIKIDPEHRRLQRILWRFNENEPVQIFELNTVTYGTGSASFQAERCLQQAGHEKAHIYPEPALTIKKEFYVDDFVTNKKSIPLAVTSIKGVISILAPRGFELRKWVSNVPHVLNALNLDTSKPFMILSHEDDHQVLGVTWNPKADIFILNCKLQLPKDSTKRAVLASINSIYDPLGLLQPIIIRA is encoded by the coding sequence ATGTTTCAATGCCACTCATTACAGTCAGCTAAACAAACGCATGAAGCTGAGATATTATTTAGGTCATCCCTAAAGATCGACACAGATGGAAGATTTATGGTGAAATTACCTTTGAAAGATTCTCCAGCAATTTTAGGTGATTCGTATGGCTCAGCACTTAGACgtttattttctctcgaaagaaaattatcaattcaTCCGCAGCTACGAAAGCAATATAATGAGTTCATGCACGAATACTTAGAATTGGGGCATATGTCTCCAGTTCATTCTGATCAAGGAGAAAACTTACCGACTTATTATATTCCTCACCATTGCGTTTTCAATGAAAGTAGCTTAACAACCAAATGCCGTGTAGTATTCGATGCATCAGCGCCTAGCTCTAATGGTATTTCTCTTAATTCAATTCTTCACGTAGGTCCTAAAATTCAGCATGACATTTTTGATTTACTGATAAGGTTTCGTAGATTTGCGGTTGCAGTAACAGCTGACGTTACAAAAATGTATCGTCAGATAAAAATAGACCCTGAACATAGAAGGTTGCAGAGAATTCTGTGGCGTTTCAATGAAAATGAGCCGGTACAAATTTTTGAGCTAAACACTGTGACGTATGGGACTGGTTCAGCTTCTTTCCAAGCTGAAAGATGCCTGCAACAAGCTGGACATGAAAAAGCTCATATTTATCCAGAGCCTGCGCTTACAATCAAAAAAGAGTTTTATGTTGACGACTTCGTGactaataaaaaatcaataccaTTAGCTGTAACATCCATCAAAGGAGTTATCAGTATTTTAGCACCACGTGGTTTTGAACTTCGAAAGTGGGTATCTAACGTGCCCCATGTATTAAATGCTTTAAATTTAGATACCTCAAAACCATTCATGATTCTCTCACATGAAGACGATCACCAGGTTTTAGGGGTAACTTGGAACCCTAAAgctgatattttcattttaaattgtaagctCCAACTACCAAAGGATTCTACTAAAAGAGCAGTATTAGCATCGATAAATAGTATTTATGACCCACTTGGGTTATTGCAACCGATTATA